In the Pseudoalteromonas ulvae UL12 genome, GCTTGGGCAACATGAGGGAAAGCGGATAAATTATCTGCCAGATTGGTCTTAAAGCCCATGCCATATAAAACAAATAAGTAGCTATCGAGGACAAACGGTTCAAATGCATTGTCAAAGTCATGTTTACTCGGCGGATGATATTGCCAGTGAGCCAACTTCTCTTGTAACGAATCAGGAATGGATTTCGGGTCACAATTATCAACCCAATATTGGGTATCTCTGCGATTTGAAATACAGTAATGCAGTTTGATGAAATCAACACTTTTTTGCCAACGCAGTGAAAAAGTATTATTAAACTTTTTCTCAACATACGGCATCGCTGCAAAGTCTCGCGGGAATTGATCCGCAATCATGTTGACACCCGCTTCAATTAAAAAAATTGCCGATGCTTCTAATGGCTCAATAAATGCGGCTGACATACCAATGGCCACACAGTTTTTGTGCCAGAATTTCTCTCGGTAACCCAGGTTCAGATTGATTTTTCGTACATCGATGTCTTCAGCCATCTTGCCAGCATAATTACGCAAGACTTGTTCTGCCTCCACATCGTTTGTATGTTGACTACTATAGACATACCCAACGCCTCGGCGAGTTTGCAAACCTATATCCCAGGTCCAACCCGCGTCGTGTGCTGTTGCGATGGTATTAGACGCTATAGGCGATGTGTCTGATTGATAAGGAACTTGGAATGCCAACGCAGTATCATTAAAAATGATGTCACTGATCCCTTTCCATTTCACGCCCAATGTTTCGCCAAGCAGTAACGCTTTTGAGCCAGAGCAATCAATGAAAAGATCGCCTTTAATGTCACCAGCGATATCGGTCAAAACAGAACTGATATTGCCATCTACACTCAGGTTCACCTGAGTGACATTCGCACTGATATGTTTGACGCCTAACTTTTCAACACAATGCTTTGTCAGTAACTCGGCAAACTTATTCGCATTAAGATGGTAAGAATAGTTTTGTATCGCTTGGTATTGCGGCGTAGTGATTAACTTAGGCGCTAAGCCTAATTGTGAAACGCGACTTTGAGAAGCAGCAAGTTGATCATAAGGCATCTCACCTAGTTCACCCGCCAGCCAATACGGGGCCAGATTAAAATCATAAGAAGCATGAAACACCGCATTGAGCGGGTGGAAATAGCTGCTTGATTGACCATTTGTGGGTGTATTAGACCAGTTTACAAATTCAGCTCCTTGTTTAAAACTGGCTTCACAGAAAGTGATGAATTCGACTTCATCAATCCCTATTTCTTGCAAAGTGGTTCTAATCGTTGGCCAAGTGCCTTCACCCACCCCCATAATTGGAATATCTGGTGATTCAACAAGGGTAATATTGACTGAATCGGGCGCAAGTATGTTTAATTTTTTTGCCAGTAACGCTGCTGATAACCAACCAGCCGTTCCTCCACCGACAATAACTACATCATTAATTCGTTTTTTCATATCAGCCTCTCTTAGGCATACAGACTCACTAAATTTTACTAAAACCATGTTGATGCACTTTATTCAACAGCGCTCGGTTAGTGGGTAAGTCTTTGACTGCAAATTCAGTTATTTTTTTCACTTTATCAAAACTCATGGTTGCCTTATCTACCATCGGAAATAACGCCCGACTCGGCTCTAAGTTTTGTTCGAACCCCATTCCATTAAGAACAAACTGGTAGCTTTCTAGTGGAAAGGGTTCATACACATTGGCAAAATCATAATTACTCACAGGTTGAACTGACCAATGGGCTAATTGCGCTTTGAGGGAATCAGGGATCGTCATTTCGTCTTTATTTGCTCGCCAAAACGGATCATCGCGTTTTGATAAAACGTAATGCAGCTTGATGAAATCAATGGTTTTATCCCAACGGAATTTAAATGATTCATTAAATTTTCTTTCAGCATACTCCATCCCAACTCGCTGACGAGGAAATTGCTCTGCGAGCATATTTGATGCGGCTTCAATCAAGAAAATAGCGGATGCTTCAAGCGGCTCAACAAAAGCGGCAGACAAACCAATCGCCACACAGTTTTTATGCCAAAATTTTTCGCGATAACCCACTTCCATTTTTATTTTTCGAGTCATCAAACCTTTAGCTTGTGGGCCAGCATACTCGAGTAAGATGCGCTCAGCGTCTTCATGAGACATAAACTTTGATGAATAGACATGCCCAATGCCGCGGCGGTTTGCAAGACCTATATCCCAAATCCATCCTGCTTCTTGGGCGGTTGAAATTGTGCAACTACTGATATCAGCATTAGGATCGTCATAAGGTACTTGTACTGTGACGGCATAGTCGGTCAGTAAGGTATCTGCGACCGATTTAAAGCCAATGTTAAGTGCTTTACCGAGCAATAACGATGAAAAACCTGTGCAATCAACAAAAAAGTCACCTTCTATCAAGCCACTATTTTGGGTGTTCACGCCTGAGATCGAACCTGTCTCATCGAGGCACACTTCAGTCACATCATCGGCAATAAAATGAACGTTCAAGTTTTCCGTACAATGTTTTTTTAACATTTCAGAAAACTTACCCGCATCTAAGTGATACGCATAACTTTGCAGCCCATCATAAGCTTTGGTTGTAATTTGCTTCGGCGCTAAGCCTAATTCGCAGCATAACGCTTGTGGACTCACCGCATTAGCATAAGTAAGTGACTCATCGCCTGCATAGCCAAGCTTCCAATAAGGAGATAAGTTAAAATCGGTAGGATCATAAATGGAAGAAAACAAATGATAATAATGATTATTTTCGCCATTGAGTGGGTTACTTTTCCAATTGACGAATTTTGTTGCTTGTTTAAATGATGCGCCGCATTGTTTTATAAATTCACTCTCATCGATACCGATTTTGGCTAACGTTTTACGCATCGTTGGCCAAGTGCCTTCGCCCACACCGATTGTTGGAATATTAGGAGACTCGATTAAGGTTATTTTGATTGCATCGTTTTTATCGCAATTTAAAGATTTCGCTAAGTTGGCCGCCGTTAACCAACCAGCTGTTCCACCACCTACAATGACAATTGAGTCTAAGATTGCTTTTATAGCCATCACGCTCTCCTCCTAGACATATAAATAGAATTTTTTCTTTTACAACAGTAAAGGGATTAATTAAAAAAGGGAAGGCTATGCCTTCCCTTTTAAGAATCAATTACACGAGGTAATTAGAAACGGTATGCAACTTTAACGGCATAACGTGAACCGTTATCAGTAACAACACGTAGCGTGTTCAAACCACCACCGAAGTATTGGTTAGTGATTTCGTTTGTTAAGTTAACACCTTCTAGAGACACATCTAAGTGCTCAGTTGCATGCCAAGTAACAGACGCATCTAGGAACTGTTGGTCAGAGAAGAAATCGTTACCGTTACCTAGTGCAGTCCCTTCAGCGTAGAACTCGTCACGAGAAGTATAAGCTGCACGAGCAGTAAACATTTCGTTCTCGTAGTAACCAGTTAAGTTGTAAGCATTACGTGACGAACCTGGAAGACGGATTTTATCGCCATCATCTGTTTCACCTGTTGCATCAACATACGTGTAGTTGAACAACATACCAAAACCGTTGCCGAAGTTTGTTTGGAACTGGAATTCAGCACCTTCAATTTTACCACCACGACCTTGGTCAGGAACACTTACTTCATAACGACCAGGTACTGGTACATCTGTTAAATCTTCAATGATTTTCTTAGTCGAAATGAACGATGCAATGTCTTTATTAAAGATTGCGAACGACACTAAAGATGATTCGTTGTAGTACCACTCTAAACCGATATCCATTTGGTTAGCGCGGAACGGTTCGATCGCAGGGTTACCACGAGACGCTTGTAAACGACCACTTTCTGGTGGAGTTTGTGGTAAGCCTTTATAACCTGGAGTTAACTGGCTATAGCCTGCACGCGTCATTACTTTCGCAGCAGATACACGTAAAATCATGTCTTCGCTGATGTCTAATGCCGCATTGAAGCTTGGTAACCAATCACTATAATTACCTTCGAATACGTCTTTACCTGTTAGGTTACCGTTATAAGCTGAACCTTCAGTGTCAGTTTGTACATAACGAAGACCTAAGTTACCGCGGTAGCTATCGCCACTGAAGTTACCTTGAGCATACATTGCAAACACATCTTCTTTAACGCTACCCCAGTTACCTTCTTGGAAATCCCAAGCTGTAGTTGCGTTGTTTAGCGCATTCCAATACGCTTTGCCATCAAGCTTAACGTAAGAAGTTGGTGTGCCACCGGTTACAACTTCACCGAAGTCAGATAAGTAACCATCTGAAAGATCGCCAATGTTATTAAAGTTTAACTGTGATGCATCAATTGTTGCACCATAAGCTGCGTTTGAGAATTCATGTGAACGAACTTTTAAACCAGCTTCAAATTGAGTGATTGCACCCCAATCAACATCAAGGTCTAAATCAACTTGTGCATACACTTCTTCATCTTCTAATTCTGTACGAGCTAGAGAATGACCTTGGAAGGCCTGCCAAGAAGGATCACGTAAATCAACACCATTTGGTATCATGATCATGCTGTTAGCTAGGTCCATGTTCACATCAACAGTAATACCTGTAGAAGCATTAACAGGTTGACCCCATAAACCATTAGCGTTACCACCATTACCACCGTCTGCCCACGTTTTACCGATAGCACCAGATAGCTTATATGTATCACCTTGGTATGAAGCTTGAAGGTCGATGACGTTACTTGTCATGACAGCATTACGTGTATTGGTATCTTGTGCTAACCAACCTGCATCATTTACAGTACCAACTAGAGGTAAACCATTAGGCGCTGTACGACCAGAAACGTTAGTCATCGTGTCGCCGTTAGCACCAATTGTTAAAAAGTTTTGGTTTGTATTGAAAGCATCTAGCTCTGTACGAAGATAATGAAGCGTGAAATCTAAATCATCTGATGGTGCAAACTGCATAGTTAGGTCAAGAGCAGTTCTTTCACGGTCTTGATCAAAACCAGCAATACCTGAAGCTGACCATGATTCTTCCCAGTAGTTTTCAGACTTACGACCACGACCAATTTGCTCTAGTTGAGAGCCCATTGCCATGATACCGAATGTCTCATCTTCATTTTTCCAGCTACCAAGAACCGTCGCGCCGAAACCATTGTCGTCGCTTAATGAATTTGTATTTGCTTCTACAGATGCATAAACA is a window encoding:
- a CDS encoding tryptophan halogenase family protein; translation: MKKRINDVVIVGGGTAGWLSAALLAKKLNILAPDSVNITLVESPDIPIMGVGEGTWPTIRTTLQEIGIDEVEFITFCEASFKQGAEFVNWSNTPTNGQSSSYFHPLNAVFHASYDFNLAPYWLAGELGEMPYDQLAASQSRVSQLGLAPKLITTPQYQAIQNYSYHLNANKFAELLTKHCVEKLGVKHISANVTQVNLSVDGNISSVLTDIAGDIKGDLFIDCSGSKALLLGETLGVKWKGISDIIFNDTALAFQVPYQSDTSPIASNTIATAHDAGWTWDIGLQTRRGVGYVYSSQHTNDVEAEQVLRNYAGKMAEDIDVRKINLNLGYREKFWHKNCVAIGMSAAFIEPLEASAIFLIEAGVNMIADQFPRDFAAMPYVEKKFNNTFSLRWQKSVDFIKLHYCISNRRDTQYWVDNCDPKSIPDSLQEKLAHWQYHPPSKHDFDNAFEPFVLDSYLFVLYGMGFKTNLADNLSAFPHVAQAKMKKQQIDKLTEQLISQLPSNRDLIDKIKQYGMAKL
- a CDS encoding TonB-dependent receptor, which translates into the protein MLAKNFKKSLLAVNIGLVMTAGFTGTVYAAEEAKVQEDVEVIEVRGIRRSLEAAVNTKRFANAVVDSISAEDIGKFPDKNIAESLQRVAGVSINRGFVGEGAEVSIRGVDPTLTQVQLNGQFVASTAWFSQGANKRSFNMDLLPSEMIAGLEVYKSPVASLDEGGVGGTVVMRTRKPLELDSLTVYASVEANTNSLSDDNGFGATVLGSWKNEDETFGIMAMGSQLEQIGRGRKSENYWEESWSASGIAGFDQDRERTALDLTMQFAPSDDLDFTLHYLRTELDAFNTNQNFLTIGANGDTMTNVSGRTAPNGLPLVGTVNDAGWLAQDTNTRNAVMTSNVIDLQASYQGDTYKLSGAIGKTWADGGNGGNANGLWGQPVNASTGITVDVNMDLANSMIMIPNGVDLRDPSWQAFQGHSLARTELEDEEVYAQVDLDLDVDWGAITQFEAGLKVRSHEFSNAAYGATIDASQLNFNNIGDLSDGYLSDFGEVVTGGTPTSYVKLDGKAYWNALNNATTAWDFQEGNWGSVKEDVFAMYAQGNFSGDSYRGNLGLRYVQTDTEGSAYNGNLTGKDVFEGNYSDWLPSFNAALDISEDMILRVSAAKVMTRAGYSQLTPGYKGLPQTPPESGRLQASRGNPAIEPFRANQMDIGLEWYYNESSLVSFAIFNKDIASFISTKKIIEDLTDVPVPGRYEVSVPDQGRGGKIEGAEFQFQTNFGNGFGMLFNYTYVDATGETDDGDKIRLPGSSRNAYNLTGYYENEMFTARAAYTSRDEFYAEGTALGNGNDFFSDQQFLDASVTWHATEHLDVSLEGVNLTNEITNQYFGGGLNTLRVVTDNGSRYAVKVAYRF
- a CDS encoding tryptophan halogenase family protein encodes the protein MAIKAILDSIVIVGGGTAGWLTAANLAKSLNCDKNDAIKITLIESPNIPTIGVGEGTWPTMRKTLAKIGIDESEFIKQCGASFKQATKFVNWKSNPLNGENNHYYHLFSSIYDPTDFNLSPYWKLGYAGDESLTYANAVSPQALCCELGLAPKQITTKAYDGLQSYAYHLDAGKFSEMLKKHCTENLNVHFIADDVTEVCLDETGSISGVNTQNSGLIEGDFFVDCTGFSSLLLGKALNIGFKSVADTLLTDYAVTVQVPYDDPNADISSCTISTAQEAGWIWDIGLANRRGIGHVYSSKFMSHEDAERILLEYAGPQAKGLMTRKIKMEVGYREKFWHKNCVAIGLSAAFVEPLEASAIFLIEAASNMLAEQFPRQRVGMEYAERKFNESFKFRWDKTIDFIKLHYVLSKRDDPFWRANKDEMTIPDSLKAQLAHWSVQPVSNYDFANVYEPFPLESYQFVLNGMGFEQNLEPSRALFPMVDKATMSFDKVKKITEFAVKDLPTNRALLNKVHQHGFSKI